The genome window GGTATTCGATTTATGCGAGTTCGAAATAagcgaattcgctcatatgcgactaacctaaatgtgccggcgctggtgcgactggttggtgaggtatggtggtcGAATCGCACTAGAGGGCGGCGGGTtcaaatgttttcccgcactttcctcgtctataattaaccttttcctccctctaatattttgtttgtttataatgtattttcatattatatttTACAGTTTATCTGTACTaatgtgctttattgttgctttagtgctttattattgtgaaacggtgccggaataaataattagagggttcgaaaacgggtcgtggaacataaccccctatatttaatgggatgataggttcgatatatgcgaattcacataatgcgagctttttgcagaacgtaaccctcgcatataacgaatacctggtgtatTTTTAAGCAATAGAATCCTCTTCATATTTAGCTAAAACTAAAGACTATAGGCACAATATCTGCTGCCCAACCATTGTTTGTCTTGGGAAAACTCCTCACATCATTCAATGCAGGGATGCAAGGAAAAGGCAAATTTTGGGCAGTTTTGGCCGGGTTGTATGCCCAGTCTGGGCTAAACTGTCTATTGCAGGACTCTTAAGGACTGGTGTGAACGCATTCCGCTACACTTCCTTGGCCTGTGAAGCTCATGCGCCCAAGATGGCGGTGCTGCCAAGCTGTTCAGTGAACAGTGCCCAAGCGAGCACTCCCTAGGTGGAGCAGCAAGCCTTGACGAGGCAGCTGCCTGGAGCCTCtcaataatttttttattattccttctttACTGATTTTTCTTCGGTCAAGAAGGTGGTCAGGAACTGAACCCCTccaaaaaaattatatgtatatCCTATGGATAAAAAATAGGTTTGTTATTTGACAATTTCATTATTCGACTACTTGTTATGGAACACAGCCCTGCCAAACTATGGGTCTTCTTGTATCGTGCTCAGTAATGCATCTTTCTGAGGGATggaatattttcttttactttacatATGTTGTGTAGCTGACCatgtatgaaataaaaacttCATTCAGACCATGTCACAGCCAAATAATTACTGTACATATTAGCCTGCTGACTCAttgtacaaataaaaaaacaaaaactcacGTTCTGTTGATGCCATGGTGGCGGCCATCGGATTGAAGATGATTTGACTCTAtgatcctcttcttttccttgatcCCCTTCACGACCTGCAGCACCCCATACTTCTTGTGGTTGTAGTAGAGGTCCTCCTTGCAGTATGTGAACGGTCGACATTTTTTGCGCCAGTTGCTCCGGCTGTCCTTACTCTTGATGCTTTCTGGGTACTTGTTTTTGGAGAGGTAGGTCAGGATCTCATTAAACTCCTGCTCCTCCATAACCTGCGAAGAGTTGTGAAGACATCTGAACCAGTGGAAGGCTGAGGTGGTGTGGTGTGAGGAGCTGTGTGGAGTGAGATGAGGATGTGTAGAGTGAGATGGGGCTGTGTAGAGTGTGATGTGGCTGTGCAGAGTGAGATGGGGCTGTGTAGAGTGAGATGGGGCTGTGTAGAGAGTGATGTGGCTGTGTAGAGTGAGATGGGGCTGTGTAGAGTGAGATGGGGCTGTGTAGTGTGTGATGTGGCTTTGTAGAGTGAGATGGGGCTGTGTAAAGTGAAATAGGCTGTGTAGAGTGAAGTAGGGCTGTGTAGAGTGAGGTAGGGCTATGTAGAATGAGATGGGGCTGTGTAGAGTGAGATGGGGCTGTGTAGAGTGAAGTGGGGCTGTGTAGAGTGAGATGGGGCTGTGTAGAGTGAAATGGGGCTGTGTAAAGTGAAATAGGGCTGTGTAGAGTGAAATTGGGCTGTGTAGAGTGAAATGGGACTGCGTAGAGGCGAGGTAGGGCTATGTAGAGTGAGATGGTACTGTGTAAGGgttcgttcacactacaagcagagcagggcagagcagagcagagcggttagtagcggcattaatttttacatagttttgaaTGTACAGACACTCAGGTGTTTACACCGCAAGCGGAACAGCGCAGCGCGGAGCGGAGCGGCACGCTCGAGAAATTTGGACGTATTTTTGCTGCTCGCAGCTAGCGGTCCTCCACGGCTCCACCCTTCAATCAACATGGCCAAGCTATCTACACAGATGAGTTTTTTATTGCTGAAGCCAAACTTACAAAAACTGACCAGATTGTGCATAGTTGAGGTGCAATTTAATTAACGATATATAATAGCCGTATGTTCAGAAAAGCTAATTTGGTGATATTCTGATCCTAtactcaatcatcagtgacccacACAGCCATGGGACTTGGCTTTAACACCGAAATTCCATGTTCCTTTGTAAATCGTtacatttttcatcatctttccagATAAACACCAAGAGTTTATCGGGCTGTTGCCTGGGAATGATTCTTGTGCAGGTCGCCCTGCTCTGCTTATATGTGAACACCTAACCGCGCCGCTCCGCTCcactctgctctgctctgccctcctctgcttTAAGTGTGAATGAACCCTAAAGTTAAATGGGGCTGCATGTAGTGATATGGGGCTGTGTAGAGTGAGATGGGACTGTGTAGAGTGAGATACGGCTTTGTGGAGTGAAATGATGCTGTATAAAGTGAGATGGGTCTGTGTAGAGTGAGATGGGGCTGTGTAGAGTGAGATGGGGCTATGTAGAGTGAAATGGGGCTGTGTAGAGTGAGATGGAACTATGTAGAGTAAAATGAGAGTATGTAGATAGAGATGGCGCTGTGTAGAGTGATATAGGGCTGTGTAAAGTGATATGGGACTGTGTAGAGTGAGATGGGAGCTGTGTAGAGTGAGATGGGAGATGTGTAGTGAAAAGGGGGGGGTGTAGAGTGAGATAGGGCAATGTAGAGTGAAATGGGGCGCTGTGTAGAGTGAGATAGGGCAATGTAGAGTGATATGGGACTGTGTAGAGTGAGATGGGACCTGTGTAGAGTGAGATGGGGCTGTGTAGAGTGAGATGGGGCTGTGTAGAGTGAGATGGGAGCTGTGTTGGGTGAAAAGGGGCTGTGTAGAGTGAGATAGGGCTATGTAGAGTGAGATGGGGCCAGTGGTGGACACGGTTCCGCTAATCTGCTAACCGCTATacttagcgaagctaactttatCGTTAGCTggttagcgttttcgctaactttgaaAACAGTTAGCGgacaattagcttccgctaaatgtagttcaCCCATTAATtcaagtccactaaaaaattcatacaggtttgttctgcCCGTTgggggcagacacagcaccagttgagccacatggtgcaataattccagggcttccacttttgggtaaattacgccttatATTAGAgtattggacaattattagggaaacatTTTGGTGTTTTAGGGTAATGCaccttccctttccaacccttTGAACTcaggatttaataacaagaattcgatatgttgaatttaatttgtttatttgtgtacacctttatcatcatctgattttggcatgctataccttcctggaaagctctatgtctaagctagAGTATATTGCAATTTCAGGTCATTAGGTTTGTTTTTAAGGGGAGTGACTACagggtattttttgacgaatatatttgAAATCGGACGAGTACATGTTATTCGCTTAGCGTGGCCGGGAAGCATATTCACGAGATGTTTCTCACGTTTTTAGCCCCGCGCCGCGCTCTTCTCTGattcgccggctggctctcaagctccgcccccctcttatgcgcctctgcctcgcctgtcagtgtcacacacacacacacacacacacactctctctctctctctctctctctctctctctctctctctctcttttctttctttatttttacatcttatatATTGCAAAtgacatatatgtcgatgagcgggcaacggcccgccgctggggggaGTGTCAGGGCCGCCCTGGTGGCTGGTCGGGTCACATCACACACCCTACTCCTtacagggtctctctctctctctctctctctctctctctctctctctctctctctctctctctctctctctctctctctctctgtgtgtgtgtgtgtgtgtgtgtgtgtgcgacatcTCGTgaatatgcctctctctctctttattatgcTTGTCATTTGGATATATACTTATGTACGTATACATTTGATGAATAAAATAAGTGAGACAAACAGCCCTTGGCAAATATAGCTTTAtggtaaataaaaataagaaaacggcTGTATAATAAACCAttgtaacataagaacataagaacatagggaaactgcaagaggccgagctAGTTTTTACTTAGATCtaagtatatttttttgttttcttaattctttGGACCATAAAGCTATATTTGCCAAAGGCTGTTTGTCAAATGGCATGAATAATAaagtgtttagagagagagagagagagagagagagagagagagagagagagagagagagagagagagagagagagagagagagagagagagagagagagagagagagagagagagagagcggagaggCATATTCTCGAGTTGTCGcacacttttacacacacacacacacacacacacacacacacacacacacagagagagagagagagagagagagagagagagagagagagagagagagagagagagagagagagagagagagagagagagagagagagagagagagagagagagagagagagagagagagagagagagagagagagacatattcaCGAGATGTCGCACAcacttttccacacacacacacacacacacacacacacacacggagagagagagagagagagagagagagagagagagagagagagagagagagagagagagagagagagagagagagagagagagagagagatttacatagatttacatagaaaatcaatcacacagaccccaagggtccagactaggtggtctgtccttaaacctaagtgattttacattaatcagatggctccaaaacgttgcttttctactctagttaatattaagttcaaggaagtgacggtcgagcttgtttttaaaggagtcaatcgtgttacactggaccactgatggtgggagcttattccattctcgcactacaacgttggtgaagaaaaatttggtgcagtctgaatttacttgtctacatttgagttttgtgccattgttcctcgttcgcaaagtgtcatcgatcataaacaattttgttctgtctacattcgtgaaaccattaaatattttaaaacattcgaacagttttcctcggaggcgacgtttctcaagagagaacatgttaagggtggaaagtctttcttcgtaggatttgttgcgcaaggaagggatcatttttgttgctcgacgctgaacaccttctagtttagcaatgtcctttgcatggtggggagaccaaaactgtaccacatattccaagtggggtctgactaaactattgtagagcggaagtattacatctttattcttaagtaaaaagtttcttttaatgaagcccaacattctgttcgctttatttgctgcattgatgcattgatgtgagaatttgaggtttgacgcgattttaatccccaggtccttaatgcagtgaacgcttgtgagtttaacgccgcgtatttcgtaatcgaacttcttattttttgttccaacttgaaggacctggcacttgtctacgttaaagggcatctcccatttatccgaccgagctgaaattttgtgcaaatcctcttggaggctttgcctgtcttcgtcaatgagaaccgagttaccaatctttgtgtcgtctgcaaatttactaatgcgattattgagtccaacatccacgtcgttgatgtaaataatgaagagcactgggccaagaaccgagccctgagggacgccactagtgaccggcgcccactctgagttaaatccgtcaatcacaactctttgttgtctgttgctcaaccaattcgcgatccattgattaacttgaccgtcaatgcctaattgctttaatttataaagtaatttatgatgtgggactttatcaaacgctttctggaaatcaagatagactacgtccactgatttggttacgtcataaattgagaagagatcgttataaaaggtcagtaggtttgacaggcaggatcttttgttacggaagccatgttgtgaatcccaaaTTAATGAGTgtctttcgaggtaactcacaattttgtctctaattatgctctcgagtagcttacctacaattgaagttagactaatgggtcggtagttacctggtattttttttgtctcctttcttaaaaatcggtgtcacgttagcctttttccaatccgaagggacgatgccttgtcgcaaggacatattgaatacggtagtgagggaggagagtatttcgctctttgtttctttaggcagtataggatatactttgtcgggtccgggacttttatttgttttaagtgaatggagagctttaaggacttcatcggttgttatttcaaaattaggcaatgcatgctcaagatttacaatagtactggtgttggtggtagcgagaggaagactgttagtattaaacaccgaggaaaagtaattgtttaagaggtttgcaatgtgttggctgtcagtcactaatgcaccgtcgctgtttgttaaaggtccaataccacttttgatcgcctttctgttgtttatgtaactgaagaaagatttcggattatttttacagttggctgcaatattttcttcatatctacgctttgcctgacctactagtctttttactcgtcgcctggcatcattataaagtctaatgttttcgggcgtgctttgttctttctttaacctgtaaaacaattttctctcattgactgaatgtttaatttcgctattaaaccacggtgggcttttattagtgttaattcgcttctcgcacaagaggacgaatgtgttctgctgagtgagtaagtgatttttaaagcttagccaggcttcctctacgttgccgtcatctgatagttgtatttctgttagtttttgtcggatttctacgaagttagctcttttgaaattgggcacctttactttattttcagtcactgatgattgagctctaatgtcgacgcgcactaatttatgatcgcaagaaccgaggtgttctccaaccgtgacattactgactaggttatattgggtcgttataacaaggtcgagtatattattttgtcgagttggctcagaaaccatttggcttagataattttcttctagaaattcgatcattctatatgactcgccttctgtacctgacagtgtcgcccagtcgatatgggggaggttaaagtctcctaatatcagtgagttgttgttattaagtgactgccttaagacgctgtacatttcaaggtcgtcatcgagtgattgcccgggaggtctgtaggtgacagatatatttaaattgacttttgcaatgtttattcgcacgcacaaatgttcaacgttactgtttcccggtgttttgtcagtgggttgcaaatagcttttgacataaagggcgacgccaccgcctctacggtttacacgatctttgttgaagagtctgtagccatctatgctgtattcggaacttaaatcaatatttgtggtgtcgataaatgtttcggttatagcaattatgtcaaaattttctgttagaggaagacatctcagttcatcaaatttgtttcttaggctacgcgcattgaaactaaggatttttaagttatctagagccttggtaatagaggtggtggtacttgcgggatcacggttacgggtttgttgcgatgcacggcgtctatttacacgggcggggtggagggaagtggctgtgactcgttttttgctcggatgacacgtactgcgtcgttgaggagccttccgaatctggctgccccgatgggagacaggtgcaatccgtccctgtggaagaactcactttgtccatagaaattgtcccatgcgttgaaaaactccacgtcaagctcagagagagagagagagagagagagagagagagagagagagagagagagagagagagagagagagagagagagagagagagagagagagagagagagaggcatattcATGAGAtgtcgcgcgcacacacacacacacacacacacagagagagagagagagagagagagagagagagagagagagagagagagagagagagagagagagagagagagagagagagagagagagagagagagagagagagagagagagagaggcatattcACGAgatgttgcacacacacacacacacacacacacacacacacacagagagagagagagagagagagagagagagagagagagagagagagagagagagagagagagagagagagagagagagagagagagagagagagagagaggagaggcataTTCACGAGATGTCGCACAcacttttccacacacacacacgcacagagagagagagagagagagagagagagagagagagagagagagagagagagagagagagagagagagagagagagagagagagagagagagtgtgtgacactgacaggcgaggcagaggcgcggaggaggggggcggagcttgagagccagccggcgaatCAGAGAGGAGCGCGGCGCGGGGCTAAAAACGTGTGCGACATCTCGTGAATATGCGGCCGGGAAACCCTATattgccatgtggtgaggtttgttttcgtaaaattaaagccCGTCCCCCCCGGGGGGGCTTTTACGTCATAGCCGGACATGCGCGTCAACATCTGAGGTATCATTTAATgcttgtatatacgtaaaaattgcatttgaatattttatttctccgtaaattttgtcatccgtcatcttctctttttcgcgcggagaggcaggggaggaagagaggcgccaccgcgccagtgccaagcgagacaCAGACAGGGAGAGCatgtcgtacttttctctcctctccagccaaaaaaaacgtccttacaaatgatgtacaagcgcaaggcaaccagaaaaagtcaccaacatcaagagggcttatggagcggcgaagcctcagaaaacaagcaagagtagcgtagaagcaaggcactcccgcgtgggaccagatgccttatcattcttCAATAAGTCAACAAGTTATACACAATAATATGAGAAAATCTTAtgccaatcaaataaatacaaatggcaagacaggaatgaaatggaaaaaaaaaattaggagccAATATCTAGAAAAAATAGTTTTTTAAACTTCAAAAAattttcacaaaatcggtaaaaagtCTGATAGACTTTTCTTAGATATCagttaaaactacaactaaagggcttttttttttgttgcaaaTAGATTTTTaataatgtcaaaagaaaacgtgaCACAGAGTGGAGAAATAATAAGAGACAAAACATTATAAAtttttcttcgaagacaaaacaaaaaataaaaaagttacttccaacaaaatgtagatagttaaacaaagtttctatggtattttttttttcaaaccgattaactgaaaaataaagtctgtgaaacaaaaaaaatacgctttgtttgagtctctcctaaacttcacccgaatttaatgaaattcacagaatatcataccTTCACAcctacaaacaacatactaaaatttcaaagttattggacgtaccatatgtgCAGGAGGACACCATAGTCGCTCCCTTTTTAAGCactttagagccaaaatactaaaccaaagctaaatccatataaaaaagttagtggttagcggttagcgttagcttccgcaaatttctttatcagtttagcggatTACCGTAAGCGAAGATAAATTTTTTGTTAGTAGATTACCAGTTAgagaagctaacttttcggttagcggtgctcACCACTGGATGGGGCTGTGTAGTGAGATGGGAGCTGAGTAGAGTGAGAGGGGGCTGTGTAAAGTAAGATGAGGCTGTGTAAAGGGAGATGAGGCTGTGTAAAGTAAGATGGGAGCTGTGTAGAGTGAGATGGGAGCCATGTAGAGTGAGATAGGAATTGTGTAGAGTGAGATGGGAGCTGTGTATAGTTAGATGGGGCTGTGTAGTGGGATGGGAGCCGTGTAGAGTGAGATGGGAGCCGTGTAGAGTGAGATAGGAAATGTGTAGAGTCACATGAGGCTGTGTAGAGTGAGATGGGACCTGTGTAGAGTGAGATGGGGCTGTGTAGAGTGAGATGGGAGCTGTGTATAGTTAGATGGGGCTGTGTAGAGTGGGATGGGAGCTGTGTAGAGTGAAATTGGGCTGTGTAGAGTGAGATGGGGctgtggagagagatgagagctGTGTAGAGAGAGATGGGGCTGTGTAGAGTGAGATGGAGCTGTGTAGAGTGAGATTGGGCTGTGTAGAGTGAGATGGGGCTGTGTGGAGTGAGTTAAGGCTGTGTAGAGTGAGATGGGGCTGTGTGAAGTGAGATGAGGCTGTACAAAGTGAGATGGGGTTGTGCAAAGTGAGATGGGGTTGTGAGGAGTGAGATTGGGCTGTGTAGAGTGAGATGGGGCTGTATAGAGTGAGATAGGGCTGTGTAGAATGAGATGGGGCTGTGTAGAGTGAGATGGGGTTGTGTAGAGTGAGATGGGGCTGTGTAGTGATATGGAGCTGTGTAGAGTGAGATGGGGCTGTGTAGAGTGTGATATAGCTGTGTAGAGTGAGCTGGGAGCAAAATAGAGTGAAATGGGGCTGTGTAGAGTGAGATAGGGCTGTGTAGAGTGAGATGGAGCTGTGTAGAGTGAGATGGGGCTATGTAGAGAGAGATGGGGTTGTGTAGAGTGAGATGGGGCTTTGTAGAGTGAGATGGGGCTGTGTAGAATGAGATGGGGCTGTGTAGAGATGGGAGCTGTGTAGAGTGAGATGGGGATGTTTAGAGGGAGATGGGAGCTGTGTGGAGTGAGATGGGGTTGTGTAgatatgtaatgtgtatattataatgtacatgtgaatgtgtgactgtatgtcgcaACATCATGGCACAGccgcgccacaggatgtttacTAACACGTACGTGCTAGGTTGTGCTATTATGTtgcgacatacagtcacacattcacatgtacattataatatacacattacatcagtTTTACAGAATAATTACAGTTTTTGTGAGCAGTCGTACGCACACCCCGAGCAGTAATCTGCTCGGCACCGccgcccactgtcttctgccCGCTTCAGCCGTGGCTGCAGGAATGATCCAGCGCCCAGGGTTGTCaactcagcaccgttcccacggcaaggagcacctcctagcacctacgtgttagtaaacatcctgtggcgcggCTGTGCCATGATGTtgcgacatacagtcacacattcacatgtacattataatatacacattatagATAGAGTTGGGCCTGTGTAGAGTGAGATGGGGCTGTGtagggagtggggggagggatgTAGAGTGAGATGGGGCTGTTTACAGGAAGATGGGGCTGTGTAGTGTGAGATGTGGCTGTGTAGAGTGAGATAAGGTTGTGTGGAGTGAGATGGGGCTTTGTAGAGTGAGATAATGCTGTGTAGAGTGAGGTGGGGCTAAATAGAGTGAGATAAGGCTATGTAGAGTGAGGTGGGGCTGTGTAGAGTGAGACGGGGCTATGTAGAGTGAGATGGAGCTGAGTAGTGTGAGATGGGACTATGTAGAGTGAGATGGGGCTGTGTAGAGTGAGATGGGGTTGTGTAGAGTGAGATGGGGTTGTGTAGAGTGAAATGGGGTTGTGTAGAGTGAGATGGGGCTGTGTAGAGTGAGATGCAGCTGTGTAGAGTGTGATGGGGCTGTGTAGAGTGAGATGGAGCTGTGTAGAGTGAGTTGGGAGCTGTGTAGAGTAAAATGGGGCTATGTAGAGTGAGATGGGGCTGTGTAGAGTGAGATGGGGCTATGTAGGTTGAGATGGAGCTGTGTAGAGTGTGATGGGGCTGTGTAGAGTGTGATGGGGCTGTGTAGAGTGAGATGGGGCTGTGTAGAGTGAGATGGAGCTTTGTAGAGTGAGATTGGGCTGTGTAGTGGAATGGGACTGTGTAGAGTGATATGGGACTGTAGAGTCAGATGGGGCTGTGTAGAGTAAGATGGGGCTGTGTAGAGTGAGATGGGGCTGTGTAGAGTGAGATGGGGCTGTGCAGAGTGAAATGGGGCTGTGAAGAGTGAAATGAAGCTGTGCAGAGTGAAATGGGGCTGTTTAGAGTGAGATGGGGCTCTGCAGAGTGAAATGGGACTGTGTAGAGTGAGATGGGGCTGTGTAGATTGAAATGGGATTGTGTAGAGTGAGATGGGGCTGTGTAGAGTTAGATGGGAGCTTTGTAGAGTGAGATGGGAGCTGTGCAGAGTGAGATAGGGCTGTGTAGAGTGAGATAGGGCTGTGTAGAGTGAGATGGGGCGAAGTAGAGCTAGATCAGGCTGTGTAGAGTGAAATGGGGCTGTGTAGTGAAATGGGGCTGTGTAGAGAAAGATGGAGCTGCGTAAAGTGAAATGGGGCTGTGTAGAGTGAGATGGAGCTGTGCAGAGTGAAATGGGGCTGTGTAGAGTGAGATGGGGCTGTATAGAGTAAGATGGGAGCTGTGTAAAGTGAGATGGGGTTGTGTAGAGTAAAATGGG of Eriocheir sinensis breed Jianghai 21 chromosome 2, ASM2467909v1, whole genome shotgun sequence contains these proteins:
- the LOC126998593 gene encoding DNA-directed RNA polymerase II subunit RPB1-like — encoded protein: MSLCTPYLTLHSSHLTLHSPILLYTAPFHSTQPHLTTQPHFTLHSPISLYTAPILLYTTPSHFTQLPSYSIQPHLTLHSPISLCTAPSHSTQPHFTLRSSIFLYTAPFHYTAPFHSTQPDLALLRPISLYTALSHSTQPYLTLHSSHLTLQSSHLTLHSPISLYTIPFQSTQPHLTLHSPISLCRAPSHSKQPHFTLHSFISLFTAPFHSAQPHLTLHSPISLYTAPSYSTQPHLTLQSHITLHSPIPLHSPISLYKAPSHSTQPHLTLHSPITLYTAPSHSTQLHLNLHSPISLYTAPSHST